The genomic DNA gtgggaaggagttttggcctgcctggtgacataaccatgcagtaaattagttaatagaccaaaaagacaaaagagttccaaaccttttTGCcagtaacagctagttttcacTTTTCCCCTCCGCACTCtaagacagtcctagcaaaattcttgcttgataaattgctctttgctaaaaatatatttttggttattttcaaccatttaaattgaaaacaatgtacttaattgttacccagaaattatttgatattgcaATAAAAACGGTTGCATTCGACCTTTAAAAATGATCTTGGTCCTGTGCAGTTATTAACCAAACAAATAAACGTGTGAACATGAAACTATTTTCAATTTCCACTTATTTGAGAAGAAATAGTGAATCGTGCAAGGGTGCTAATATCTTTGAGGGCAACTGTAGTAGAACCTACACTGTGGTACAAGCATAATACTGCACTTATATTTCATAGAGCGAGACAATGTATTTGCGTTTTTCTAATAGACAAAGCAACTCCACATGTCTGTTAAGAGATATGGAACATTTTGTGAGGCAGTACAAGTTTAATTTATTTGCTCCTTCTTCaaagaaaacaaaataaaaacattttaattttgACTCTCGTTTTTCTGTTGTGTGTAGAAATATGGTAAGGTATGGATACATCGATTTACTTTACCAGGCTTAGGGTGGCTACCCAACATTCAACTTCTTAATGGCTCAGTGTAAAAGTCAGTGAGCGTTTGTAGTGACCGGCTTCCCTGTTGATCTTTTAGACAGTATATTAGCCATTCATTAGTCACCATGGAAACCCAATGGTAAATCTGTGTTTgtatggagatacagtatattagTGCCAATAtaactaatttacataatttggcACTAATCTATCTGCATACTAATGCCCATAATTAATGCACAGCTGACCACAGTCATAATGGATATATCCTGAACCAATTTGTAGCTTTGGCaaaaaataatacatatttaATCCTTTATTCTAATTTGAATAATAGTTATTATTTATTGCTTATTCATTTTAAAGCACAGAGGTCGATTGTTTGATACAGTTGAGACCTCATGGTCTTTGGAGAATATGATGTCAAATCTGATATAAAAACCTTCAAAAGTGAATACTTGTATTGCCAAATAAaaaatactgtattatactgataAGGCAactggaaacacattgaacaacaCTGCTACACACTTGCTACAGAACAACATGAACAACATCACCTTGCAGTGCATACtcctttacctttaccttaaACCAGTCGTAAGTGGTCAACTGGTATCTGTGATGACAGATATGTAGTGGTCAACGTTGCGCATGCTAACATACCGACCAGCGTGAATATCATACCCATGGCTCTTACTATGCACTTTGTGTTATGCTGTCAGTTCATGTGGTTCATATTTTGGTTGTGTTCATATGGCTTTGCATTGGAAGTCACTTCCTGTACCTGTACAGTATAAGTTTTGCTATATTTTGAACAGtgcatttttaaaatatattttcacacaGCTCTTAATCCTTATTTGTACATGCATTGTTTTGGCACACTTGTCCACTGTTGTGACACTGGAGCTTCCGGGCTCAGCTCGTATGTGTCTGTGTTCTGGTCTCCATTTTGTTCCAATGTGTCTTTGTCCCAGTGATGGTTGGTCTCTAGTCCGTGAGTCCCTAgaccagcactctctctctcttcattgtgtCTGTCGACctgctctttgtctctctccctctgttctctctcactgtccctccCCACAGGGGACCCCTGTACCAGACTGGGGCTCGGCCCCAATCCCTCACCAGGCCTTGACCCTGACAAACTACATGCCTCCTTCATACGTCCGCCTTCAGTCTCTTCTGTCTCGTGCTCCTCTTCATCTACTCTACCTTCTATCCCCCCATCTAGACTGGAGTCACTAAGAAATGTTGGGGTGTCCTCCATGGAAAGGGGGGTGTCCACGGCCATGTGGCCCACATCGGTGGGCCCTCCTGGGGTTAGAGGAGGCTCCTCACCCCCCTCCTGGTCCTGGTGCAGGCTGCAGTAGGCATACCGATGGTTCATGTGTTGGGAGTAGGAGCCCGAGTGGGAGAAGCGCTTGCCACACTTGTCACACTGGTAGGGCTTCTCTCCAGAGTGCAGGCGGCTGTGTTCAATTAGATGGTGCTTGTGCTTGAAGGCCTTCTTGCAGATCTTGCACTCGTGAGGACGCTTACCTGTGGGAATAGGACAAAACAGAGGCAGATGTGTAACTGTGGCAATTTCTTGATCTAGTACATttggtttttgttttgttgcaaTTGTTAAAGATCCTTTATGTGTATGCAGTTCAGTTCCTTGTTCTGGTTTGGATCATATCTGCCTGATCATGGAACACTCTGCTCACTTTAGCAACGCAACAGAAACATGATCTATCAATATCAATCACATGCTTCAAAATACATTGAGTAAGATAGTTACAGTAGACTCTGTATTTACCTGTGTGTTCATACTTGTGTCGGAGCAGAGAGCTGCTCTTCTGGAAGGTTTTGTCACAGATGTCACAAGCGTACAGGCCTTCGTCTGTCTTCTGTAGTCTCTTCCTCCCTGGTCCcccttcaccctctcctccctcctgtatCAGAGAGAGGTAGTCCAGACCCCCGCGACCAATCACCTCACCctgcaggacacacacagacTTACAGACGTAGAGGTCTCTACCCAACGGGCAAATGTTTGGCAAACCTTTGGCACATGACATCTTGATGATGTTATTTTCTAGTTGTATACTTATACCAACTGGTCTCTATTAACTAGGTTAAGCCTTGTTTTTCATGACAAGATCCATGTAAAATCCATTGTTTGGAATATCTACGCTTGGAGGTGACATGAAATACAGTTACACTGTTGGAAGTGACATGTACAGTATTTGTCAGCCCATCTAAGAAAAAACATCAATTTTACCATTAATGCTCGTCTCTCCTGGTGGATCCTCTTCAGCACAGCGTCTGTGTCTGACTCCATCATGTAGGTCATGGGTGAGAGGAATCCCTGGTTGCTAACTGGACGGCTGAGGGGCAGGGAGGGAACCCCATCATGCTCTGAGCCAGCTAGCCCAGCAGGCATCATAGGGTTAAACAGAGGGTAGGCACTGTAGATGGAACCCCCGACAATATGAGCGCCGCTGTAGACTGCATGATGCTGGTGGGATTAGAGTAGATTACTGTAGATTGTAGTTTAAGGAGGCAATTCTTACCAGTGCTCACACATTAAATACATAAACTGCATAGAAACACAGCACGAAACAAACAACAGTCCATAGTCAGACATAAACAGTACCCCCTCTTCCTGCCCCACATCTGCACACGCACATGGTTtactttattaggatccccattagctactgcacatgtagcagctactctacctggtgAGGAGGTGGACTGAGATTGACACTCAGCCTCCGGTGGTGCTGGTTCTCTGCCTGGTCTCTCTGggtcttctgtctcttctctttccAGTGAGGGTGTCCATTATAGGGCTTGCTGTCCTCTATGGCTTTCCCCTCCTGGGGCTTGGGGAGGGAGAGATCCAGGGGTTGGTCATTCTCAGAGCTATATGACCAGTGGGTCCTTCCCTGGGGGGCGGCTCGGCTTGCAGGAGTGTTGAGAATGGCAGAGGACAGGTCCAGGCAGAGGTGCGAGCCGAACCCTGAAGAGGGGACCCGTCTTCGCCCCAATGGGGGAGGGGATGACATGTCTGTAGCAGGGCTGGTTGGTTGGCCAGGGCTGCCGTCACTCCTGCCACTCTCCTGGCTGGACCAATGTGACCTCATGGCAAGTGAGTCTGGGCTGGGCGGGAAGGGGGAGTGCATGGCAACCAGCAGCTGCTGAGGGACAGAGTTCCAGCTGGGTCTCTGGAGAGGAGACTTGTCTTTTGGGAAACCGTTGGTCATCGCTGGGGGTTTGTGGTTATCTGGTGATGGTGGTGGGTGGAGAGGGGGTCTGGTGGAGAAGTGGGGGGATAGGTGTTTTTTACTGTGAGGATCCTCAGACACCTCCATGGCCTCTCTGTAAATCTTACAGAGGTAGCGCTCGTGCTGGAGTAAGATGGCGGGGCTGGGAAAGAGCTGGGAGCACCAACGACATGTTACCCCTCCACTTACCCCCTGGCCATCACCCGAGCCGGCACGGTCGCGTTTTAGTTTCAACGGAGCCTCCGGTGATGCCTTCCCATCTCTCCCGCCATTGTGAACCCCCAGTCTTCCTTCCTCCCTGGCTGAGCCTGACCTTCCCTCCTCCCTGTGCAGCATCGCCTGCAGCATCTGCTCAAACTTTTCCCCGGTGCCGGCATGGAGGTACGGCAGCAGGGTGGACTCCTTGAACACACTGGCCCGGAGAAAGCGTTCCGGCGTGGGGTCCCACCGCCGGCCCAACTCCCAGCCTAGCTCCTGGCCCCGGAGGAGACGCGTACCATGGTCTCTAGGGAGATACAGGTTCCTCTCTAACCCCATTGGAGGACGTTCCTCCTGCGTGTGGGGAGGGTAGGGAGAGCCCATCCTACTGCTGTTCCTTCCACTACCTGCAGAGGGCAACGCAAGGGAGGAGTAGTAGGCCCCATGGTGGCCATGTCCGTTGTTAtagctcccctctcctcctcctccgctgcctcctcctcctccggtcAGGCACTTCTTACTGCTGAGGTGTGAGCTGTAGGAGCCAGAGTGAGAGAAACGCTTCTTGCAATTGGAGCACTCATACGGTTTCTCACCTAAAGGAAGAAGCGCAGACAGGGAATATCAATCCAAGATACTACAGTTCAGAAAACATTTAATTGTCAAAAAAACTGATTTGACTTAATAGAGGAGATCATACTCTTCTGCTCTTGATTCTACCCTCTTAACCACCTATCCTTAATATTTACCCTGTTGTACATAAGGCACTACCTATATAAGATTCTACTGAACCTACAGTACCTTATCTGACACGACGTAAAGTTGACGGGATTGATTTGGATTGTCCATTTCCTTACCACTGTGGATGCGGAGGTGCTCCTTGAGATGGTGTTTGTACTTGAAGGCTTTCCCACACTGAAGACACTTGAACTTCCTGCTCTCTATGCCATGGTCGGACCCAGGGTGCTGCACcaatcacacacagacataaccaTACATACAGTCAAATCAGTAGGCCTGCCTACAAGAGATTAAGAATTCACATGAGATCGGCATTGCATGTTTAACAGTCAAACTAAATGAACTAACACAACACTCTTTTCGGAGTCATTTTCGGAGCTGGTTCATATCCAGCTCAAAATACCATTAAAAAGAGTGCCACCTTGTAGTAGATGGACTCCAAAATAATTATTTTATATTTCTTCCAGTGTCTCACCTTATCCTCTACCTGACTGTGCAGTGCCATGTGTTGTTCCATCTGTGCCCTATAGCGGGGAGTGTACCCACAGACCGGGCACACTATGTGCCCCCCGTCCCGCTCATGGCAGAACTTGATGTGCTCGCATAGAGACGCACCGAGGTGGTAGGTGCTCTGGCAGAAAGGACATGCCTGAAGGTTCCTCACAGCATCCGGACTCAG from Oncorhynchus clarkii lewisi isolate Uvic-CL-2024 chromosome 7, UVic_Ocla_1.0, whole genome shotgun sequence includes the following:
- the LOC139414198 gene encoding zinc finger E-box-binding homeobox 1-like; the encoded protein is MQYGSSACATVIIVDIEQASSLGSEGKDDDKVGLWSLEVQDYQDSLDKTSLTPSEGEGDGEGTEPAGSPSPRGLSTRPHNLSLSPSPREGHWAEGAEEEESPGSGLTMEDKDGEREQGSLKTYSHRSDSQALEDMAHYDFLVQLRKASSHHYHQHHQPPNGSATAPAMYHPGSLNLHDDPLPIWSPGTQRLPEGQDGIPLSPDAVRNLQACPFCQSTYHLGASLCEHIKFCHERDGGHIVCPVCGYTPRYRAQMEQHMALHSQVEDKHPGSDHGIESRKFKCLQCGKAFKYKHHLKEHLRIHSGEKPYECSNCKKRFSHSGSYSSHLSSKKCLTGGGGGSGGGGEGSYNNGHGHHGAYYSSLALPSAGSGRNSSRMGSPYPPHTQEERPPMGLERNLYLPRDHGTRLLRGQELGWELGRRWDPTPERFLRASVFKESTLLPYLHAGTGEKFEQMLQAMLHREEGRSGSAREEGRLGVHNGGRDGKASPEAPLKLKRDRAGSGDGQGVSGGVTCRWCSQLFPSPAILLQHERYLCKIYREAMEVSEDPHSKKHLSPHFSTRPPLHPPPSPDNHKPPAMTNGFPKDKSPLQRPSWNSVPQQLLVAMHSPFPPSPDSLAMRSHWSSQESGRSDGSPGQPTSPATDMSSPPPLGRRRVPSSGFGSHLCLDLSSAILNTPASRAAPQGRTHWSYSSENDQPLDLSLPKPQEGKAIEDSKPYNGHPHWKEKRQKTQRDQAENQHHRRLSVNLSPPPHQHHAVYSGAHIVGGSIYSAYPLFNPMMPAGLAGSEHDGVPSLPLSRPVSNQGFLSPMTYMMESDTDAVLKRIHQERRALMGEVIGRGGLDYLSLIQEGGEGEGGPGRKRLQKTDEGLYACDICDKTFQKSSSLLRHKYEHTGKRPHECKICKKAFKHKHHLIEHSRLHSGEKPYQCDKCGKRFSHSGSYSQHMNHRYAYCSLHQDQEGGEEPPLTPGGPTDVGHMAVDTPLSMEDTPTFLSDSSLDGGIEGRVDEEEHETEETEGGRMKEACSLSGSRPGEGLGPSPSLVQGSPVGRDSEREQRERDKEQVDRHNEERESAGLGTHGLETNHHWDKDTLEQNGDQNTDTYELSPEAPVSQQWTSVPKQCMYK